One Streptomyces sp. NBC_01217 genomic region harbors:
- a CDS encoding ABC transporter ATP-binding protein, translating into MVAPPDNDVIWARSLHHSHNGAPALGGVSMEVRDGEILAVTGPRGSGKTTLLHCLSGQLVPQDGEVWFNSVPVHTMGPRLRERLRRDRFGWIAPEPQLVPELNTWENVALPLLLRGSSHREARKTALEWLERLDIDVCAKKRPHTLPQGQRQRIAVARALAASPSVIFADEPTATLHRTDRTHVLRTLTSAARSHGITVVLATHDAEVAALADRTVPLLDGRRVATVALPAVSDAEGRSACSLSV; encoded by the coding sequence ATGGTGGCCCCGCCGGACAACGACGTGATCTGGGCGCGTTCCCTGCACCACTCCCACAACGGCGCACCGGCGCTCGGCGGTGTCTCCATGGAGGTCCGCGACGGCGAGATCCTCGCCGTGACCGGACCCAGGGGCAGCGGCAAGACGACCCTCCTGCACTGCCTCTCCGGTCAACTGGTGCCCCAGGACGGCGAGGTGTGGTTCAACAGCGTTCCCGTCCACACGATGGGCCCCCGGCTGCGCGAACGGCTGCGCCGCGACAGGTTCGGCTGGATCGCCCCCGAGCCCCAGCTCGTACCGGAGCTGAACACCTGGGAGAACGTGGCCCTTCCGCTGCTGCTGCGCGGATCCTCGCACCGGGAGGCGAGGAAGACCGCCCTGGAGTGGCTGGAGCGGCTCGACATCGACGTCTGCGCCAAGAAGCGGCCGCACACGCTGCCCCAGGGGCAGCGCCAGCGGATCGCCGTGGCCCGCGCGCTGGCCGCCTCGCCCTCGGTGATCTTCGCCGACGAGCCGACCGCGACCCTGCACCGCACCGACCGCACGCATGTGCTGCGCACCCTCACCAGCGCGGCCCGCTCGCACGGCATCACGGTCGTGCTCGCCACCCATGACGCGGAGGTCGCCGCCCTCGCCGACCGTACGGTCCCGCTGCTGGACGGCCGTCGCGTCGCCACCGTCGCCCTGCCCGCCGTATCCGATGCGGAGGGCCGCTCGGCGTGCTCGCTCTCCGTCTAG
- a CDS encoding aspartate aminotransferase family protein, whose translation MGNPIAVSKDLSRTAYDHLWMHFTRMSDYENAPVPTIVRGEGTYIYDDQGKRYLDGLSGLFVVNAGHGRHELAEAAYKQGQELGFFPVWSYAHPKAVELAERLADYAPGDLNKVFFTTGGGEAVETAWKLAKQYFKLQGKPTKYKVISRAVAYHGTPQGALSITGLPALKAPFEPLVPGAHKVPNTNIYRAPIHGDDPEAFGRWAADQIEQEILFEGAETVAAVFLEPVQNAGGCFPPPPGYFQRVREICDKYDVLLVSDEVICAFGRLGTMFACDKFGYVPDMITCAKGMTSGYSPIGACIVSDRIAAPFYEGGNTFLHGYTFGGHPVSAAVGLANLDIFEREGLNQHVLDNENAFFTTLQKLHDLPIVGDVRGNGFFYGIELVKDKVTKETFTDEETERVLYGFLSKALYENGLYCRADDRGDPVVQLAPPLISDQSTFDEIEGTLRTVLTEAWTKL comes from the coding sequence GTGGGGAACCCGATAGCCGTGAGCAAGGACCTCAGCCGAACCGCGTACGACCACCTGTGGATGCATTTCACCCGCATGTCGGACTACGAGAACGCGCCCGTTCCCACCATCGTGCGTGGCGAGGGCACCTACATCTACGACGATCAGGGCAAGCGCTACCTCGACGGCCTGTCCGGCCTGTTCGTGGTCAACGCGGGTCACGGCCGTCACGAGCTCGCCGAGGCGGCGTACAAGCAGGGCCAGGAGCTGGGCTTCTTCCCGGTCTGGTCCTACGCCCACCCCAAGGCGGTCGAGCTGGCCGAGCGCCTCGCCGACTACGCGCCGGGTGACCTCAACAAGGTCTTCTTCACCACCGGTGGCGGCGAGGCCGTCGAGACGGCCTGGAAGCTGGCCAAGCAGTACTTCAAGCTCCAGGGCAAGCCGACCAAGTACAAGGTCATCTCGCGTGCGGTCGCCTACCACGGCACCCCGCAGGGCGCCCTGTCGATCACCGGCCTGCCGGCCCTGAAGGCCCCCTTCGAGCCGCTGGTCCCCGGCGCGCACAAGGTGCCGAACACCAACATCTACCGCGCCCCGATCCACGGCGACGACCCGGAGGCCTTCGGCCGCTGGGCCGCCGACCAGATCGAGCAGGAGATCCTGTTCGAGGGCGCGGAGACCGTCGCCGCGGTCTTCCTGGAGCCGGTGCAGAACGCCGGTGGCTGCTTCCCGCCGCCGCCCGGATACTTCCAGCGCGTGCGCGAGATCTGCGACAAGTACGACGTCCTGCTCGTCTCCGACGAGGTCATCTGCGCCTTCGGCCGTCTGGGCACGATGTTCGCCTGCGACAAGTTCGGCTACGTGCCGGACATGATCACCTGCGCCAAGGGCATGACCTCGGGCTACTCCCCGATCGGTGCCTGCATCGTCTCGGACCGGATCGCCGCGCCGTTCTACGAGGGCGGCAACACCTTCCTGCACGGCTACACCTTCGGTGGCCACCCGGTCTCCGCTGCGGTCGGCCTCGCCAACCTCGACATCTTCGAGCGCGAGGGCCTCAACCAGCACGTCCTGGACAACGAGAACGCGTTCTTCACGACGCTGCAGAAGCTGCACGACCTGCCGATCGTCGGCGACGTCCGCGGCAACGGCTTCTTCTACGGCATCGAGCTGGTGAAGGACAAGGTCACCAAGGAGACCTTCACCGACGAGGAGACCGAGCGCGTCCTGTACGGCTTCCTCTCCAAGGCGCTGTACGAGAACGGCCTGTACTGCCGGGCCGACGACCGCGGCGACCCGGTCGTCCAGCTCGCGCCGCCGCTGATCTCCGACCAGTCGACGTTCGACGAGATCGAGGGCACCCTGCGGACCGTCCTCACGGAGGCGTGGACCAAGCTCTGA
- a CDS encoding Lrp/AsnC family transcriptional regulator translates to MHSGSVASRSADSRTGNGSSPTVDAVSLAIIEQLQEDGRRPYAAIGKAVGLSEAAVRQRVQKLLDQGVMQIVAVTDPLTVGFRRQAMVGINVEGDLDPVAEALSAMAECEYVVMTAGSFDLMVEIVCEDDDHLLETINKRIRAIPGVRSTESFVYLKLKKQTYMWGTR, encoded by the coding sequence GTGCACAGTGGATCCGTGGCCAGTCGCAGCGCAGACTCCAGGACCGGGAACGGATCGTCCCCAACGGTCGATGCCGTGTCCCTCGCAATCATCGAGCAGCTCCAGGAGGACGGACGTCGTCCGTACGCCGCGATCGGCAAGGCCGTCGGCCTCTCCGAAGCGGCCGTGCGGCAGCGCGTCCAGAAGCTGCTCGACCAGGGCGTGATGCAGATCGTCGCCGTCACGGACCCGCTCACCGTGGGATTCCGGCGGCAGGCGATGGTCGGCATCAATGTCGAAGGCGACCTCGATCCCGTCGCGGAGGCGCTGTCGGCCATGGCCGAGTGCGAGTACGTGGTGATGACCGCGGGCTCCTTCGACCTGATGGTGGAGATCGTCTGCGAGGACGACGACCACCTGCTGGAAACGATCAACAAACGCATCCGGGCCATCCCCGGGGTGCGCTCCACCGAGAGCTTCGTGTACCTGAAGCTCAAGAAGCAGACCTATATGTGGGGAACCCGATAG
- a CDS encoding gamma-aminobutyraldehyde dehydrogenase, which produces MTTEVRRLRNYINGEFRDAADGRTIDVVNPATEEVYATSPLSGQADVDAAMDAAAAAFPAWRDATPAERQRALLKIADAFEERAEDLIAAESENTGKPIELTRTEEIPPMVDQIRFFAGAARMLEGRSAGEYMEGLTSIVRREPVGVCAQVAPWNYPMMMAVWKFAPALAAGNTVVIKPSDTTPASTVLIAEIIGQILPKGVFNVICGDRDTGRAMVEHPIPAMASITGSVRAGMQVAESAAKDVKRVHLELGGKAPVVVFEDTDIAKAVEGISVAGYFNAGQDCTAATRVLVHESIHDEFVTALAKAAADTKTGQPDDEDVLYGPLNNANQLKQVSGFIERLPAHAKVEAGGHRVGEKGYFYAATVVSGLQQDDEIIQNEVFGPVITVQKFTDEAQAVAYANGVEYALASSVWTKDHARAMRMSKNLDFGCVWINTHIPLVAEMPHGGFKKSGYGKDLSAYGFEDYTRIKHVMTSIED; this is translated from the coding sequence GTGACCACCGAGGTGCGCCGTCTGCGCAACTACATCAACGGAGAGTTCCGGGACGCCGCTGACGGGCGGACCATCGATGTGGTCAACCCGGCGACGGAAGAGGTCTACGCGACCTCCCCGCTCTCCGGCCAGGCCGATGTCGATGCCGCGATGGACGCCGCCGCGGCCGCCTTCCCCGCCTGGCGGGATGCCACGCCCGCCGAGCGTCAGAGGGCTCTGCTGAAGATCGCGGACGCCTTCGAGGAGCGCGCCGAGGATCTCATCGCCGCCGAGTCGGAGAACACCGGCAAGCCGATCGAGCTGACCCGCACCGAAGAGATCCCGCCCATGGTGGACCAGATCCGCTTCTTCGCGGGCGCGGCGCGGATGCTCGAAGGCCGCTCGGCCGGTGAGTACATGGAGGGCCTCACCTCCATCGTCCGCCGCGAGCCGGTCGGTGTCTGCGCGCAGGTCGCGCCGTGGAACTACCCGATGATGATGGCCGTCTGGAAGTTCGCCCCGGCGCTCGCCGCGGGCAACACCGTCGTCATCAAGCCGTCCGACACCACCCCGGCGTCGACCGTGCTGATCGCCGAGATCATCGGCCAGATCCTGCCCAAGGGCGTCTTCAACGTCATCTGCGGCGACCGCGACACCGGCCGCGCGATGGTCGAGCACCCGATTCCGGCGATGGCCTCCATCACCGGCTCGGTGCGGGCCGGCATGCAGGTCGCCGAGTCCGCGGCCAAGGACGTCAAGCGGGTCCACCTGGAGCTGGGCGGCAAGGCCCCGGTCGTCGTGTTCGAGGACACCGACATCGCCAAGGCCGTCGAGGGCATCTCCGTCGCGGGCTACTTCAACGCGGGCCAGGACTGTACGGCCGCGACCCGCGTCCTGGTCCACGAGTCGATCCACGACGAGTTCGTCACCGCCCTGGCCAAGGCCGCCGCCGACACCAAGACGGGGCAGCCGGACGACGAGGACGTGCTGTACGGTCCGCTCAACAACGCCAACCAGCTGAAGCAGGTCAGCGGCTTCATCGAGCGGCTCCCCGCCCACGCCAAGGTCGAGGCGGGCGGCCACCGGGTCGGCGAGAAGGGCTACTTCTACGCCGCGACCGTCGTCTCGGGCCTCCAGCAGGACGACGAGATCATCCAGAACGAGGTCTTCGGCCCGGTCATCACCGTCCAGAAGTTCACGGACGAGGCCCAGGCCGTCGCGTACGCCAACGGCGTCGAGTACGCCCTGGCCTCCTCCGTGTGGACCAAGGACCACGCACGGGCCATGCGGATGTCCAAGAACCTCGACTTCGGCTGTGTGTGGATCAACACCCACATTCCGCTCGTCGCCGAGATGCCGCACGGTGGATTCAAGAAGTCCGGTTACGGCAAGGACCTCTCCGCGTACGGCTTCGAGGACTACACCCGCATCAAGCACGTCATGACGTCGATCGAGGACTGA
- a CDS encoding glycerophosphodiester phosphodiesterase, translating to MATTVTAVAHRGDPYRVRENTLPSIRSALERGADAVEIDVRVTRDGVPVLLHDATLGRLWGHDVRLDRLTHQELTELTGGGVPTLRDALLAAGAHRVMVDLPGSTDGSVRRAVGVVRECGAGERAYYCAGPDAMLRVRAADPNAEIALTWTTLAPPRATLLDAVRPRWLNYRFGLVDRELTDRLHRDGLLVSAWTADTRRTMRRLVRQGVDSITTNRVDALHSVLADSPPTGPS from the coding sequence ATGGCCACCACTGTCACCGCCGTGGCCCACCGCGGCGATCCGTACCGTGTCCGCGAGAACACGCTGCCCTCGATCCGCTCCGCCCTCGAACGGGGGGCGGACGCGGTCGAGATCGATGTGCGGGTCACCCGCGACGGCGTACCGGTCCTGCTGCACGACGCCACGCTGGGGCGGCTGTGGGGTCATGACGTACGCCTGGACCGGCTCACCCACCAGGAGCTCACCGAGCTGACCGGGGGCGGTGTGCCCACGCTGCGCGATGCCCTGCTCGCCGCCGGGGCGCACCGCGTCATGGTCGATCTGCCCGGCTCGACCGACGGTTCCGTACGCCGGGCCGTCGGCGTGGTGCGCGAGTGCGGGGCCGGCGAGCGGGCGTACTACTGCGCGGGCCCCGATGCCATGCTGCGGGTGCGCGCCGCCGATCCGAACGCCGAGATCGCCCTGACCTGGACGACCCTCGCACCGCCACGCGCCACGCTGCTCGACGCGGTGCGGCCGCGGTGGCTGAACTACCGGTTCGGCCTGGTGGACCGGGAGCTGACGGACCGTCTCCACCGGGACGGACTGCTGGTCTCCGCCTGGACCGCCGACACCAGGCGCACCATGCGCCGCCTCGTGCGGCAGGGGGTCGACTCGATCACCACCAACCGGGTCGACGCCCTGCACAGCGTCCTGGCCGATTCCCCGCCCACCGGCCCTTCTTGA
- a CDS encoding adenosine deaminase, translated as MTDLHPFIAGLPKAELHVHHVGSASPRIVAELAAHHPDSKVPTDPEALADYFTFTDFRHFIEVYLSVVDLIRTPEDVRLLTFEVARDMARQNIRYAELTVTPFSSTRRGIPEQAFMEAIEDARKAAEAELGVVLRWCFDIPGEAGLESAEETVRLAVDLRPEGLVSFGLGGPEIGVPRPQFKPYFDRAIAEGLHSVPHAGETTGPQTVWDALTHLRAERIGHGTTSVQDPRLLAHLAEHRIPLEVCPTSNIATRAVADIEQHPVREMVQAGVLVTINSDDPPMFGTDLNNEYGVAARLLGLDERGLAALAKNAVEASYLDAAGKRTLAAEIDTYTANWLERTGR; from the coding sequence ATGACCGATCTGCACCCCTTCATCGCGGGGCTGCCCAAGGCGGAACTGCACGTCCACCACGTCGGGTCCGCATCGCCGCGCATCGTCGCCGAGCTGGCCGCGCACCACCCCGACTCCAAGGTCCCCACCGACCCCGAGGCGCTGGCCGACTACTTCACCTTCACGGACTTCAGGCACTTCATCGAGGTGTATCTCTCCGTCGTGGACCTGATCCGCACCCCGGAGGACGTCCGGCTGCTGACCTTCGAGGTCGCCCGTGACATGGCCCGGCAGAACATCCGTTACGCGGAGCTGACCGTCACCCCGTTCAGCTCGACCCGGCGCGGCATCCCGGAGCAGGCGTTCATGGAGGCGATAGAGGACGCCCGCAAGGCGGCCGAGGCCGAGCTCGGGGTCGTCCTGCGCTGGTGCTTCGACATTCCCGGCGAGGCCGGGCTCGAATCGGCCGAGGAGACCGTCCGGCTCGCCGTGGACCTGCGGCCCGAGGGCCTCGTCTCGTTCGGGCTCGGCGGCCCGGAGATCGGCGTACCCCGCCCGCAGTTCAAGCCCTACTTCGACCGGGCGATCGCCGAGGGCCTGCACTCCGTGCCGCACGCCGGGGAGACCACCGGGCCGCAGACCGTCTGGGACGCACTGACCCATCTGCGCGCCGAGCGCATCGGCCACGGCACCACCTCCGTACAGGACCCGAGGCTGCTTGCCCACCTCGCCGAGCACCGCATCCCGCTGGAGGTCTGCCCGACCTCGAACATCGCGACCCGCGCGGTGGCGGACATCGAGCAGCACCCGGTCAGGGAGATGGTGCAGGCGGGCGTCCTGGTCACCATCAACAGCGACGACCCGCCGATGTTCGGCACGGACCTCAACAACGAGTACGGGGTGGCCGCCCGCCTCCTCGGCCTGGACGAGCGCGGTCTCGCGGCGCTGGCGAAGAACGCGGTCGAGGCCTCGTACCTCGACGCGGCCGGAAAGCGGACGCTGGCCGCCGAGATCGACACGTACACGGCGAACTGGCTGGAGCGCACCGGCCGCTGA
- a CDS encoding DUF4190 domain-containing protein translates to MSDNTEQPAGGAAPRDPWAPPENKVPLEKPAGDPRPPAVHDQQTVTSMPGVGEGPAPAAGPGFGAGAPSGQVPGPGPGFGPGEVPPPPIAPNGPGQQVPPAAGQYGYPAAPAPQYGGYPAGYTGYGQAPWGGPSPANGLGTAAMVLGILAVALFCIYGIPSLILGALALIFGILGRKRVQRGEATNSGQALAGIIMGSIGIVFGVAIISFFIWLFVAHGDEFDDPYNDDPYSTSLVVDVTR, encoded by the coding sequence ATGTCAGACAACACAGAGCAGCCCGCGGGCGGGGCCGCGCCGCGCGATCCGTGGGCGCCGCCGGAGAACAAGGTGCCGCTGGAGAAGCCGGCCGGTGATCCCCGGCCGCCGGCGGTGCACGATCAGCAGACCGTCACCTCGATGCCGGGAGTGGGGGAGGGGCCCGCACCTGCCGCGGGACCGGGCTTCGGTGCCGGGGCGCCGAGCGGGCAGGTGCCCGGCCCCGGCCCCGGGTTCGGCCCCGGGGAGGTACCGCCGCCGCCGATCGCGCCGAACGGACCGGGCCAGCAGGTCCCGCCGGCCGCGGGGCAGTACGGCTACCCGGCCGCACCGGCCCCGCAGTACGGCGGCTACCCCGCCGGGTACACCGGCTACGGCCAGGCACCCTGGGGCGGTCCCTCGCCCGCCAACGGCCTGGGTACGGCAGCCATGGTGCTCGGCATCCTGGCCGTCGCCCTGTTCTGCATCTACGGGATACCCAGCCTGATCCTGGGCGCACTCGCCCTGATCTTCGGCATCCTGGGCCGCAAGCGGGTCCAGCGCGGCGAGGCGACCAACAGCGGTCAGGCCCTCGCCGGGATCATCATGGGGTCCATCGGCATCGTCTTCGGTGTGGCGATCATCAGCTTCTTCATCTGGCTGTTCGTCGCTCATGGCGACGAGTTCGACGACCCGTACAACGACGACCCGTACTCCACGTCCCTGGTGGTCGACGTCACGCGCTAG
- a CDS encoding NADAR family protein yields MDDLLVRTGRGEKVKYLRFWGHRPRPDGRIGASCLSQWWPAPFTVDGVTYASAEHWMMAAKARLFGDAEAVDRAVAAKSPAQAKKVGRQVRGFDGAVWERERYALVVAGSVHKFAHHPELREFLLNTGDRVLVEASPMDRIWGIGLAADDPRAENPATWRGLNLLGFALMDARAELRAA; encoded by the coding sequence ATGGACGATCTCCTGGTACGGACCGGGCGCGGCGAGAAGGTGAAGTACCTGCGCTTCTGGGGGCACCGCCCGCGGCCGGACGGCCGCATCGGTGCGAGCTGTCTCAGCCAGTGGTGGCCGGCGCCCTTCACGGTCGACGGTGTGACATACGCATCGGCCGAGCACTGGATGATGGCCGCCAAGGCGCGGCTCTTCGGCGACGCGGAGGCGGTGGACCGCGCGGTGGCGGCGAAGAGCCCGGCCCAGGCGAAGAAGGTGGGGCGGCAGGTTCGCGGTTTCGACGGCGCGGTGTGGGAGCGCGAGCGGTACGCCCTGGTGGTGGCCGGCAGCGTCCACAAGTTCGCCCATCACCCCGAGCTGCGGGAATTCCTGCTGAACACCGGGGACCGGGTGCTGGTCGAGGCGAGCCCCATGGACCGGATATGGGGCATCGGGCTGGCGGCGGACGACCCGCGTGCGGAGAACCCGGCGACATGGCGGGGGCTGAATCTGCTGGGGTTCGCGCTGATGGACGCGCGGGCGGAGCTGCGCGCGGCGTGA
- a CDS encoding gamma-aminobutyraldehyde dehydrogenase produces MGNGIQVRDRFADGAQYIGGKLRSGTSGRHHEVVDPATGESVYTYELAGTADVDAAVAAARQAFPGWSAATPAERAEAMHRFAAVLAGQADDFAYVESLQCGKPIKLSTEFDIPGTVDNTSFFAGAARHLEGRSAAEYDGDHTSYVRREAIGVIGSIAPWNYPLQMAAWKILPAVAAGNTIVLKPAEITPLTSLMFAQAATEAGIPDGVINIVTGAGKDAGEHLVGHPDVVMTSFTGSTAVGKRVAEIATSTVKRLHLELGGKAPFLVFDDADLEAAVHGAVAGALINTGQDCTAATRAYVQRPLYDAFVQGVAELMETVRLGDPFDPSTDLGPLISHAQRDRVAGFVERARAYATVVTGGEAPGGELAAGAYYRPTLVAGAAQDSEIVQSEIFGPVLVVLPFDTDDEGIRLANDTPYGLAASAWTRDLYRANRATREIKAGCVWINDHIPIISEMPHGGYKASGFGKDMSSYSFEEYTQVKHVMYDNTAVARKDWHRTIFGDR; encoded by the coding sequence ATGGGCAACGGCATCCAGGTGCGGGACCGCTTCGCGGACGGCGCACAGTACATCGGCGGAAAGCTGCGGTCCGGGACATCGGGACGTCACCACGAGGTGGTGGACCCGGCCACGGGCGAGAGCGTCTACACGTACGAGTTGGCGGGCACCGCCGATGTCGACGCGGCCGTCGCCGCCGCACGCCAGGCGTTCCCCGGCTGGTCGGCCGCGACCCCGGCCGAGCGGGCCGAGGCGATGCACCGCTTCGCCGCCGTACTCGCCGGGCAGGCCGACGACTTCGCGTACGTCGAGTCCCTCCAGTGCGGCAAGCCGATCAAGCTCTCCACCGAGTTCGACATCCCCGGCACCGTCGACAACACCTCCTTCTTCGCGGGCGCCGCCCGCCACCTGGAGGGCAGGTCGGCCGCCGAGTACGACGGCGACCACACCTCCTACGTACGCCGTGAGGCGATCGGCGTCATCGGCTCCATCGCGCCCTGGAACTACCCGCTCCAGATGGCCGCCTGGAAGATCCTCCCGGCCGTCGCCGCAGGCAACACCATCGTGCTGAAGCCCGCCGAGATCACCCCGCTGACCTCGCTGATGTTCGCTCAGGCGGCCACGGAGGCGGGCATCCCGGACGGTGTGATCAACATCGTCACGGGGGCGGGCAAGGATGCCGGTGAGCATCTCGTCGGCCACCCGGACGTCGTCATGACCTCCTTCACCGGCTCCACCGCCGTCGGCAAGCGGGTCGCCGAGATCGCCACCTCCACCGTCAAGCGCCTCCACCTCGAACTCGGCGGCAAGGCCCCTTTCCTGGTCTTCGACGACGCCGACCTCGAAGCCGCCGTCCACGGCGCGGTCGCCGGGGCGCTCATCAACACCGGGCAGGACTGCACCGCCGCCACCCGCGCCTACGTCCAGCGCCCGCTGTACGACGCCTTCGTGCAGGGCGTCGCCGAGCTGATGGAGACCGTGCGGCTCGGCGATCCCTTCGACCCCTCGACCGACCTCGGCCCGCTGATCAGCCACGCGCAGCGGGACCGCGTCGCCGGATTCGTGGAGCGCGCCCGCGCGTACGCCACCGTCGTGACCGGGGGCGAGGCCCCCGGCGGCGAACTGGCGGCCGGTGCCTACTACCGGCCCACCCTGGTCGCGGGCGCCGCCCAGGACAGCGAGATCGTCCAGTCCGAGATCTTCGGCCCGGTCCTGGTCGTGCTGCCCTTCGACACCGACGACGAGGGCATCCGCCTCGCCAACGACACCCCGTACGGACTCGCCGCCTCCGCCTGGACCCGCGATCTGTACCGGGCGAACCGCGCCACCCGCGAGATCAAGGCGGGCTGCGTCTGGATCAACGACCACATCCCGATCATCAGCGAGATGCCGCACGGCGGGTACAAGGCCAGCGGCTTCGGAAAGGACATGTCGTCGTACTCCTTCGAGGAGTACACACAGGTCAAGCACGTCATGTACGACAACACCGCGGTTGCCAGGAAGGACTGGCACCGCACGATCTTCGGGGACCGATAA
- a CDS encoding ABC transporter substrate-binding protein has protein sequence MEQYEPERLSAAQLAAMRRSLTSGRGALTRRSLLRASGMGALAIGGLGTLSACGIPPAKREGDAAAPTDDHSAKEKQINFSNWTEYMDVSEDEKHRPTLEAFTKRTGIKVKYTEDINDNVEFFGKIKPQLAAGQDTGRDLIIVTDWLAARIIRLGWAQKLDPANLPHAFANLSSQFRTPDWDPGRAYSYPWTGIPTVIAYNSKATGGRKVDSITQLLDDPALKGRVGFLSEMRDSVGMTLLDMGKDPGTFTDADYDAAIGRIQKGVDKKQIRRFTGNDYTADLDKGDIAACVAWAGDIIQLQAGNPDIKYAIPAAGYITSSDNMLVPAKARHKTNAEKLMDYYYEPPVAAELAAYINYVCPVDGVREELAKIDEAMASNTLILPDKEMAARSHAFRSLTSKEETAYEEKFAKLIGA, from the coding sequence ATGGAGCAGTACGAGCCCGAGCGTCTCTCCGCGGCCCAGCTGGCCGCGATGCGACGCAGTCTGACCAGCGGCCGGGGCGCCCTGACCCGCCGATCACTGCTGCGCGCCTCCGGCATGGGAGCGCTCGCGATCGGCGGACTGGGGACGCTGAGCGCATGCGGCATCCCGCCCGCGAAGCGGGAAGGGGACGCCGCGGCGCCCACCGACGACCACTCGGCCAAGGAGAAGCAGATCAACTTCTCCAACTGGACCGAGTACATGGACGTCAGTGAGGACGAGAAGCACCGGCCCACCCTGGAGGCGTTCACGAAACGCACCGGGATCAAGGTCAAGTACACCGAGGACATCAACGACAACGTCGAGTTCTTCGGCAAGATAAAACCGCAGCTCGCCGCGGGACAGGACACCGGCCGCGACCTCATCATCGTGACCGACTGGCTCGCCGCCCGCATCATCCGGCTCGGCTGGGCCCAGAAGCTCGACCCGGCGAACCTGCCGCACGCCTTCGCCAACCTCTCGTCCCAGTTCCGCACCCCCGACTGGGACCCGGGCCGCGCCTACTCGTACCCCTGGACCGGCATCCCCACCGTCATCGCCTACAACTCCAAGGCGACCGGCGGCCGCAAGGTCGACTCCATCACTCAGCTGCTCGACGACCCCGCGCTCAAGGGACGGGTCGGGTTCCTCTCCGAAATGCGTGACTCCGTCGGCATGACCCTGCTCGACATGGGCAAGGACCCCGGGACGTTCACCGACGCCGACTACGACGCCGCGATCGGCCGGATCCAGAAGGGCGTCGACAAGAAGCAGATCCGCCGCTTCACCGGCAACGACTACACCGCGGACCTCGACAAGGGCGACATCGCCGCCTGTGTCGCGTGGGCCGGAGACATCATCCAGCTCCAGGCCGGAAACCCGGACATCAAGTACGCCATCCCGGCCGCCGGTTACATCACGTCGAGCGACAACATGCTGGTCCCGGCCAAGGCACGGCACAAGACCAACGCCGAGAAGCTCATGGACTACTACTACGAGCCGCCGGTCGCCGCGGAGCTCGCCGCCTACATCAACTACGTCTGCCCGGTCGACGGTGTCCGCGAGGAACTCGCCAAGATCGACGAGGCGATGGCCTCCAACACACTCATCCTCCCCGACAAGGAGATGGCGGCCCGATCGCACGCCTTCCGCTCACTGACGAGCAAGGAAGAGACGGCGTACGAGGAGAAGTTCGCCAAGCTCATCGGCGCCTGA